One region of Leptidea sinapis chromosome 10, ilLepSina1.1, whole genome shotgun sequence genomic DNA includes:
- the LOC126966452 gene encoding splicing factor 3B subunit 6 codes for MALALQRRANVRLPPEVNRILYIRNLPYKISAEEMYDIFGKYGAIRQIRVGNTPETRGTAFVVYEDIFDAKNACDHLSGFNVCNRYLVVLYYRSNKAFKGMDIEKKQEELDSLKKKYGISSDDLRK; via the exons ATGGCTTTAGCTCTGCAAAGACGAGCCAAT GTCCGGCTTCCACCCGAGGTAAACAGAATACTCTACATAAGAAATTTACCATATAAAATATCCGCTGAAgaaatgtatgatatatttggaAAATACGGAGCTATAAGACAAATAAGAGT GGGCAACACACCAGAGACTAGAGGAACTGCATTTGTGGTATATGAAGACATTTTTGATGCCAAGAATGCTTGTGACCATTTATCAGGCTTTAATGTTTGCAATAGATACTTAGTTGTACTTTATTATAGATCTAACAAAGCTTTCAAGGGCATGGATATTGAAAAGAAACAAGAAGAGTTAGATTCATTGAAGAAAAAATATGGAATTTCTTCAGATGACctcagaaaataa